A window of the Streptomyces sp. NBC_00454 genome harbors these coding sequences:
- a CDS encoding SAV2148 family HEPN domain-containing protein, whose product MSSGGLELPPGDSGHEGGPADAAGTASGGLPAGAVSLAPPESGRTGREPAGAGTGAELDWGADAWSEVRTRAQRAGRAYIWLNLVEQRLRAVVGAVLRPVYEPVHGGGGDDWVVAAAGPAGQEWVQRAVAVREVSRRKGYLLDSADDNVLSFLTLPQLRELMVQHWPCFEPYFDDRRDIEQALDELEVTRNVVSRNRALSRAVLEQAERASARLLEVLGGGAGSPSADRLPIDAVEDLVGDRYADVISVHPDRVRLQRQLPAEDLFGGARRLDAIGIGLNLLVQNFSGRRLVRLAEAGCRVRLLFLNPASSAVKRRERELGLRKGELSRSVEMNILHVRRVRAGLRDASGFEIHVFDETPRFTAYLVEGESSGIAVVQSYLRRARGMEAPVLVLRGGGRGAPREAGRDGRDAEHGLFPTYREEFESIWQDSRPVS is encoded by the coding sequence GTGAGCTCGGGAGGTCTGGAGCTGCCCCCTGGTGACAGCGGTCACGAGGGAGGCCCGGCGGACGCCGCGGGCACGGCGTCGGGCGGGCTGCCCGCCGGAGCGGTGTCGCTGGCCCCGCCGGAGTCCGGGAGGACCGGCCGGGAGCCGGCCGGAGCCGGGACCGGGGCCGAGCTGGACTGGGGCGCGGACGCCTGGAGCGAGGTCCGCACCCGGGCCCAGCGCGCGGGCCGTGCGTACATCTGGCTGAATCTGGTCGAACAGCGGCTGCGGGCGGTGGTCGGGGCGGTGCTCCGACCGGTCTACGAGCCCGTGCACGGCGGGGGCGGGGACGACTGGGTGGTCGCGGCCGCCGGGCCCGCCGGGCAGGAATGGGTGCAGCGCGCGGTCGCGGTACGGGAGGTCAGCCGGCGCAAGGGCTACCTGCTGGACTCCGCCGACGACAACGTGCTCAGCTTCCTCACCCTGCCGCAGCTGCGCGAGCTGATGGTCCAGCACTGGCCCTGCTTCGAGCCGTACTTCGACGACCGGCGCGACATCGAACAGGCCCTGGACGAGCTCGAGGTCACGCGCAACGTCGTCTCCCGCAACCGCGCCCTGTCGCGGGCCGTCCTGGAACAGGCCGAGCGGGCCTCCGCGCGGCTGCTGGAGGTACTGGGCGGCGGCGCGGGCTCGCCGTCGGCGGACCGGCTGCCGATCGACGCCGTCGAGGACCTGGTCGGAGACCGCTACGCGGACGTCATCTCCGTCCATCCGGACCGGGTGCGGCTGCAGCGCCAGCTCCCGGCGGAGGACCTGTTCGGCGGCGCGCGCCGGCTCGACGCGATCGGCATAGGCCTCAACCTGCTGGTCCAGAACTTCTCGGGCCGAAGACTCGTACGCCTCGCCGAGGCCGGCTGCCGGGTGCGGCTGCTGTTCCTGAACCCGGCGAGCAGCGCCGTCAAACGGCGCGAGCGGGAGCTCGGACTGCGCAAGGGCGAGCTGAGCCGCTCGGTGGAGATGAACATCCTGCACGTGCGGCGGGTCCGGGCGGGGCTGCGGGACGCCTCGGGCTTCGAGATCCACGTCTTCGACGAGACCCCGCGCTTCACCGCCTACCTGGTGGAGGGCGAATCCTCGGGCATCGCAGTGGTCCAGTCGTACCTGCGCCGCGCCCGCGGCATGGAGGCCCCCGTCCTGGTCCTGCGCGGCGGCGGTCGCGGCGCCCCGCGCGAGGCCGGGCGCGACGGCCGCGATGCCGAGCACGGACTCTTCCCGACGTACCGTGAGGAATTCGAGTCGATCTGGCAGGATTCCCGCCCGGTGTCCTGA
- a CDS encoding exonuclease domain-containing protein — protein sequence MGDWHGGVLIGFDLETTGTEPGESRIVTAAVVEVRGGEVYGRCTWLADPGIPIPEQASAIHGISTERAVAEGRPVREVADEIAAALVEHWRAGAIVVAYNAAFDLTLLTAELARHGLPSLADRLGGAETGPVVDPLTIDRAVDRYRRGKRTLEAVCGVYGVTLDAAHDAGADALAAVGVARAIAARHPEVAALAPAALHARQGDWHERWARDFQAYLRGQGSPDAVIDPAWPLRGLVAAGA from the coding sequence ATGGGGGACTGGCACGGCGGAGTGCTGATCGGGTTCGACCTGGAGACGACCGGTACGGAGCCGGGGGAGTCGCGGATCGTGACGGCCGCGGTGGTCGAGGTGCGCGGCGGCGAGGTCTACGGCCGGTGCACGTGGCTCGCGGATCCCGGGATACCGATCCCGGAACAGGCCTCCGCGATCCACGGCATCAGCACCGAGCGGGCGGTCGCGGAGGGCCGGCCGGTGCGGGAGGTCGCGGACGAGATCGCGGCGGCGCTGGTCGAGCACTGGCGGGCCGGGGCGATCGTCGTCGCCTACAACGCGGCCTTCGACCTGACCCTGCTGACGGCCGAGCTCGCCCGGCACGGACTGCCCTCGCTCGCCGACCGGCTGGGCGGCGCGGAGACCGGGCCCGTGGTGGATCCGCTGACCATAGACCGGGCCGTCGACCGCTACCGGCGCGGCAAGCGCACGCTGGAGGCGGTCTGCGGGGTGTACGGGGTCACCCTCGACGCCGCGCACGACGCCGGGGCGGACGCGCTGGCCGCGGTGGGCGTGGCCCGTGCGATAGCCGCCCGCCACCCGGAGGTGGCCGCCCTCGCCCCCGCCGCCCTGCACGCCCGCCAGGGCGACTGGCACGAGCGCTGGGCCCGGGACTTCCAGGCGTACCTGCGGGGGCAGGGCAGCCCGGACGCGGTGATCGACCCGGCGTGGCCGCTGCGGGGGCTGGTGGCCGCGGGGGCGTGA
- a CDS encoding serine hydrolase domain-containing protein produces MTTAVLAPPAASAASSAAGPDGVQRGLNALVRSDGLPAALASVEDREGRTRTYTSGVGDLATGSPVPVDGQVRIGSNTKVFTAVVTLQLVGEGRIDLDASVDTYLPGLVRGEGIDGREITVRRLLQHTSGLPDYEDLVGDDMLRRQYLDPRELLDLALRRTAEFAPGARWQYSNTNYVVAGLIIEEVTGLPLAEEIEERVIRRIGLRHTYFPAPGDTTVREPHPRGYQWDPAGAPVREVTEIDPSAGWAAGQLISTDSDLDRFFGALLAGRLLPAAQLAQMRTTVPIGDSGAGYGLGIVSRPLSCGGVYWGHGGDIPGYETRGGATDDGRAAHVTVTAIPADPAVTARLEDVVDRGLCRS; encoded by the coding sequence ATGACGACGGCCGTCCTGGCGCCGCCCGCCGCATCCGCCGCCTCGTCCGCCGCCGGGCCGGACGGCGTGCAGCGGGGCCTGAACGCGCTGGTGCGCTCCGACGGCCTGCCCGCCGCGCTGGCGAGCGTCGAGGACCGCGAGGGCCGTACCCGGACCTACACCTCGGGGGTGGGCGACCTGGCCACCGGCTCGCCGGTGCCGGTCGACGGACAGGTCCGGATCGGCAGCAACACCAAGGTGTTCACGGCGGTGGTCACCCTGCAGCTGGTCGGCGAGGGGAGGATCGACCTCGACGCCTCCGTCGACACCTATCTGCCCGGGCTCGTCCGCGGGGAGGGCATCGACGGACGCGAGATCACCGTCCGCAGGCTCCTCCAGCACACCAGCGGGCTTCCCGACTACGAGGACCTCGTCGGCGACGACATGCTCCGGCGCCAGTACCTCGACCCCCGCGAACTCCTGGACCTCGCCCTGCGGCGCACGGCCGAGTTCGCCCCGGGGGCGAGATGGCAGTACAGCAACACGAACTACGTGGTGGCCGGCCTGATCATCGAGGAGGTCACCGGCCTGCCCCTCGCGGAGGAGATCGAGGAGCGCGTCATCCGGCGCATCGGGCTGCGCCACACCTACTTCCCCGCCCCCGGGGACACGACCGTCCGGGAACCGCACCCCCGGGGCTACCAGTGGGACCCGGCGGGCGCGCCGGTGCGGGAGGTCACGGAGATCGACCCCTCGGCGGGCTGGGCGGCGGGCCAGCTGATCTCCACCGACTCCGACCTCGACCGGTTCTTCGGCGCGCTCCTGGCCGGCCGGCTCCTCCCGGCGGCCCAGCTCGCCCAGATGCGCACCACCGTCCCCATCGGGGACTCCGGGGCCGGCTACGGACTGGGGATCGTGAGCAGGCCGCTGTCGTGCGGCGGTGTCTACTGGGGCCACGGCGGTGACATCCCTGGATACGAGACCCGGGGCGGAGCCACCGATGACGGCCGCGCCGCCCACGTCACGGTGACCGCGATCCCGGCGGACCCGGCGGTCACGGCCCGTCTGGAGGACGTCGTGGACAGGGGCCTGTGCCGGAGCTGA